The Chryseobacterium aureum genome contains a region encoding:
- a CDS encoding adenylosuccinate synthetase translates to MKKAQIVIGLGFGDEGKGITTDFLASQNPKAVVIRFSGGQQAAHTVMIDERKHVHSSFSSGALRGLPSYFTEHCTVHPVFLLNEKEELKTKDGNTELHIHPLAKITTPFDVWQNRTNARNLEHGTCGKGVGATMKRNESPCKLFAIDLIAPKEMLREKLKGIAYYYGFTEEDEINQLLEPFLEAIDRIDWKINDYNYLALFDHLIFEGSQGILLDMDHGIFPNVTYAHTTSKNAFEICKLLKIEDIEMYYVTRSYSTRHGNGWMSNEKEMHLKNNEEETCTFNEYQKEFRTGAIDYKLLNYALKLDGAYVFPTKKNLVVTCLDQIEEQFKVENIDVEFDAVYGSYSPYSKYFKQIF, encoded by the coding sequence ATGAAAAAGGCGCAAATAGTAATAGGACTTGGTTTTGGTGATGAAGGAAAAGGAATTACCACAGATTTTCTGGCTTCTCAGAATCCGAAGGCTGTTGTAATCCGCTTTTCAGGAGGACAGCAGGCGGCACATACTGTAATGATTGATGAAAGAAAACATGTACATTCCAGTTTTTCGAGCGGTGCACTTCGCGGTCTGCCTTCTTACTTTACCGAGCATTGTACTGTTCATCCGGTTTTTCTTCTTAATGAGAAGGAAGAATTAAAAACAAAAGATGGAAACACAGAACTGCATATTCATCCATTGGCGAAAATCACAACCCCTTTTGATGTATGGCAGAACAGGACGAATGCCCGTAATCTGGAACACGGAACCTGCGGAAAAGGGGTAGGAGCAACGATGAAAAGAAACGAAAGTCCCTGTAAGCTATTTGCCATAGATCTCATAGCACCCAAAGAGATGCTGAGGGAAAAGCTGAAAGGAATTGCCTATTACTATGGTTTTACGGAAGAAGACGAAATTAATCAACTTTTAGAACCTTTCTTGGAAGCCATTGACAGAATTGATTGGAAAATAAATGATTATAACTACCTGGCTTTGTTTGATCACCTTATTTTCGAAGGAAGTCAGGGAATTTTACTCGATATGGATCATGGCATTTTTCCCAATGTGACCTATGCGCATACCACTTCAAAAAATGCCTTCGAAATCTGTAAGCTTTTAAAGATTGAAGACATTGAAATGTATTATGTGACCAGAAGCTACTCAACCCGTCACGGAAATGGCTGGATGAGCAATGAAAAAGAAATGCATCTGAAAAATAATGAAGAGGAAACCTGTACATTTAATGAATATCAGAAAGAATTTAGAACCGGAGCAATAGATTACAAACTGCTGAATTATGCCTTAAAGCTGGATGGAGCGTATGTATTCCCGACTAAAAAGAATTTAGTTGTTACCTGTCTGGATCAGATTGAAGAACAGTTTAAAGTAGAAAACATTGATGTGGAATTTGACGCGGTCTACGGATCCTATTCTCCGTATTCAAAATATTTTAAGCAGATTTTTTAA
- a CDS encoding 2OG-Fe(II) oxygenase translates to MEKTELHPQIFLIEDFLTEAECDHYISLSQEKVFEEAKINVFGRQQMNKGIRNNDRLMIFDPVIAEDLFKRAAEFLPQEHNGYQLLNFNEMLRIYKYAPGQQFKMHRDGSYIRNEKEKSFYTFMIYLNDDFEGGETEFENLFAVAPKKGTALIFHHPLRHEGKTLISGLKYVLRTDVMYSKV, encoded by the coding sequence ATGGAAAAAACAGAATTGCATCCACAGATATTCCTGATTGAAGATTTTCTCACTGAAGCAGAATGTGATCATTATATCAGCCTTTCTCAGGAAAAAGTTTTTGAAGAAGCAAAAATCAATGTATTCGGACGTCAGCAGATGAATAAAGGCATCAGGAATAATGACCGGTTAATGATTTTTGATCCTGTAATTGCTGAAGATCTTTTCAAAAGAGCAGCAGAATTTCTACCTCAGGAACACAATGGATATCAGCTTCTTAACTTTAATGAGATGCTGAGGATATACAAATATGCTCCGGGACAGCAATTCAAAATGCACAGAGACGGGAGCTATATCAGGAATGAAAAAGAAAAAAGCTTTTATACCTTTATGATCTATCTGAATGATGATTTTGAAGGGGGAGAAACCGAATTTGAAAACCTGTTTGCAGTGGCTCCGAAGAAGGGAACGGCTCTTATATTTCATCATCCTCTGAGGCATGAAGGAAAAACGCTGATCAGTGGATTGAAATATGTTTTGAGAACAGATGTAATGTATTCAAAAGTATAA
- a CDS encoding NADAR family protein, giving the protein MKYTLQNITERFQKKEKIKFLFFWGHTAKDQVTKSCFSQWFPGSFEENGVTYKTAEHYMMVGKARLFNDAETEKEIIKAATPNQAKSLGRKVKNFDPKIWDDHKYQIVAQGNILKFSQNQKFKDFLLSTGDKILVEASPYDKIWGIGMLETDNRAENPLLWNGENLLGFALMEVRDELRR; this is encoded by the coding sequence ATGAAATACACCCTACAAAATATTACAGAACGCTTTCAGAAAAAAGAAAAGATAAAGTTTCTCTTTTTCTGGGGACACACGGCAAAAGATCAGGTTACCAAATCATGTTTCAGTCAGTGGTTTCCGGGAAGCTTTGAAGAAAACGGAGTTACTTATAAAACAGCAGAACATTATATGATGGTTGGAAAGGCCAGGTTATTTAATGATGCTGAAACGGAAAAAGAAATAATAAAAGCAGCTACACCCAATCAGGCAAAAAGCCTGGGACGAAAAGTGAAAAACTTTGATCCCAAAATATGGGATGATCATAAATATCAAATTGTAGCCCAGGGAAATATCTTGAAATTCTCTCAAAACCAGAAATTTAAAGACTTCCTGCTGTCAACCGGAGACAAAATTCTTGTGGAAGCAAGCCCATATGATAAAATCTGGGGAATCGGGATGCTGGAAACAGATAACAGAGCAGAAAATCCCCTCTTATGGAATGGAGAAAACCTTTTAGGATTTGCTTTGATGGAAGTAAGAGATGAATTAAGAAGGTAG
- a CDS encoding NUDIX hydrolase: MESPKKLQDIKVAVDAVIFGYFDKKDLQILLIKRNIEPFKGGWALPGGLVLDDESVDDAVKRELYEEAGIKPDFLEQLYTFGNLGRDPRNRVVSVAYLGLVNPSYHELFADSDAEDAQWFSINKLPSVAFDHKTIIETALKRLRTKIQYQPIGFNLLNEEFPFSDLENLYKTIVGQEIDRRNFRKKIMSYGLLNETNNVKKEGSGRPGKLFTFNKEKYKELEEQGFYFEIK, translated from the coding sequence ATGGAGTCTCCAAAAAAATTACAGGATATAAAAGTGGCTGTAGATGCCGTTATCTTCGGATATTTTGATAAAAAAGATCTTCAGATCCTTCTGATTAAAAGAAATATCGAGCCTTTTAAAGGAGGCTGGGCTCTGCCCGGAGGGCTTGTTCTGGACGATGAAAGTGTAGACGATGCTGTAAAAAGAGAACTCTACGAAGAAGCCGGGATAAAGCCCGATTTTTTGGAACAGCTGTACACTTTTGGCAATCTGGGTCGTGATCCTAGGAATAGAGTGGTTTCTGTGGCTTATCTGGGGCTTGTAAACCCGTCTTATCATGAACTGTTTGCCGATTCGGATGCAGAAGATGCACAATGGTTCAGTATTAATAAACTCCCTTCAGTGGCTTTCGATCACAAAACAATCATTGAAACGGCCTTAAAAAGGCTTCGCACAAAAATTCAATACCAGCCGATTGGCTTCAATCTTCTCAATGAAGAATTCCCCTTTTCAGATCTTGAAAACCTCTACAAAACGATTGTAGGACAGGAAATTGACAGAAGAAACTTCCGTAAAAAAATCATGAGCTACGGACTGCTTAATGAAACCAACAACGTAAAAAAAGAAGGTAGCGGCAGACCCGGAAAGCTTTTTACATTTAATAAAGAAAAATACAAAGAGTTGGAAGAGCAGGGCTTTTATTTTGAAATTAAATAG
- a CDS encoding DUF1579 domain-containing protein has translation MKNLLPILSAALLLTACEKGKTAAAAGSDKTESTAANSEWKPVDSATAMKAWMEYSTPGKMQKMLAKSDGIWTGETTMWMENGGKPMMSKSEATNKMMYGGRYQITNHKGDFMGMPFEGMSIVGYDNSKKKFVSTWIDNMGTGIMNGEGDWNASTKSVEFKGKMTDPSRPGKDCDFREVFTFVDDNTQKLEMYGPDSKTGKEYKTMEIKYTRKN, from the coding sequence ATGAAAAATTTATTACCCATTCTTTCGGCAGCTTTATTATTAACAGCCTGTGAGAAAGGAAAAACAGCAGCTGCTGCCGGTTCTGATAAAACAGAGTCTACTGCTGCCAATTCTGAATGGAAACCTGTAGATTCTGCGACAGCCATGAAAGCCTGGATGGAGTACTCCACTCCGGGAAAAATGCAAAAAATGCTGGCAAAATCTGATGGAATATGGACGGGAGAAACCACCATGTGGATGGAAAACGGAGGGAAACCTATGATGAGCAAATCTGAAGCGACCAATAAAATGATGTATGGAGGCCGCTATCAGATCACGAACCATAAAGGTGATTTTATGGGTATGCCTTTTGAAGGAATGAGCATTGTGGGATATGATAATTCAAAGAAGAAGTTTGTAAGTACCTGGATCGACAATATGGGGACTGGAATTATGAATGGAGAAGGAGATTGGAATGCTTCCACAAAATCAGTTGAATTTAAAGGAAAAATGACAGATCCTTCAAGGCCCGGAAAGGATTGTGATTTCAGAGAAGTATTCACCTTTGTAGATGACAATACCCAAAAACTGGAAATGTACGGACCCGACTCCAAAACCGGAAAGGAGTATAAAACAATGGAAATAAAATATACCCGTAAAAATTAG
- the lepA gene encoding translation elongation factor 4 — protein MKNIRNFCIIAHIDHGKSTLADRLLEYTNTVTQRELQSQTLDDMDLEKERGITIKSHAIQMDYEYKGEKYILNLIDTPGHVDFSYEVSRSIAACEGALLIVDAAQSIQAQTISNLYLALENDLTIIPILNKIDLPSANPEEVTDEIMNLIGCEYEDVLRVSGKTGEGVHNLLEQIVERIPAPVGNPDGPLQALIFDSVYNPFRGIEAYFKVVNGSITKNEKIKFFATGKEYGADEVGTLKLKQVPKKTIQCGDVGYLVSGIKDAREVKVGDTITSFEKPADGPIDGFEEVKPMVFAGIYPIDSEDFEELRFSLEKLRLNDASLVFEPESSAALGFGFRCGFLGMLHMEIVQERLDREFNMNVITTVPNVSYFGYTKKEPEVPILINNPSEMMDPSTMDRVEEPFIKASIITKSDFVGAVMTLCIEKRGEIVNQSYLTSERVELIFNMPLAEVVFDFYDRLKSISKGYASFDYHPIGFRASKLVKMDILINGDMVDALSSLIHDSNAYYIGKRMCEKLRELIPRQQFDIAVQAALGTKVIARETIKALRKDVTAKCYGGDISRKRKLLEKQKEGKKKMKQIGRVEVPQSAFMAVLKLND, from the coding sequence ATGAAAAACATACGAAATTTTTGCATAATCGCTCATATCGACCACGGTAAAAGTACCCTGGCAGACCGTCTACTGGAGTATACAAATACTGTTACCCAAAGAGAACTGCAGTCTCAGACGCTGGATGATATGGATCTGGAGAAAGAACGTGGGATTACCATCAAGTCGCACGCCATCCAGATGGATTATGAGTATAAAGGAGAAAAATATATTTTAAACCTTATTGATACACCGGGACACGTTGACTTTTCTTACGAGGTTTCCCGTTCTATTGCTGCCTGCGAAGGCGCACTTCTTATCGTGGATGCTGCACAGAGTATTCAGGCGCAAACCATCAGTAACCTGTATCTGGCATTGGAAAATGATTTAACGATCATTCCGATTCTTAATAAAATTGACCTTCCTTCTGCAAACCCTGAAGAAGTAACCGATGAAATCATGAATCTGATCGGATGCGAGTATGAAGATGTTTTAAGAGTTTCCGGAAAAACAGGAGAAGGCGTTCACAACCTTCTTGAGCAGATTGTTGAAAGAATTCCTGCCCCTGTAGGAAATCCTGATGGTCCGCTTCAGGCTTTAATCTTTGATTCTGTATACAATCCGTTCAGAGGAATTGAAGCCTATTTCAAGGTAGTAAACGGAAGCATTACAAAAAATGAAAAGATCAAATTCTTCGCTACAGGAAAAGAATATGGGGCTGATGAAGTGGGTACCCTGAAGCTGAAGCAGGTTCCCAAAAAAACCATTCAGTGTGGAGATGTAGGATATCTGGTTTCCGGGATCAAAGATGCCCGTGAAGTAAAAGTAGGAGATACCATTACTTCTTTTGAAAAACCAGCTGATGGTCCTATTGATGGATTTGAAGAAGTAAAACCAATGGTATTTGCAGGGATTTATCCAATTGATTCTGAGGATTTTGAGGAATTAAGATTCTCCCTTGAGAAATTAAGACTGAATGATGCTTCTCTGGTTTTCGAGCCGGAAAGTTCTGCCGCTCTTGGTTTTGGTTTCCGTTGCGGATTCCTGGGAATGCTTCACATGGAAATTGTTCAGGAACGTCTGGACAGAGAGTTCAATATGAATGTGATCACAACGGTACCGAACGTTTCTTATTTCGGATATACTAAAAAAGAACCTGAAGTTCCGATTTTGATCAACAACCCGTCTGAAATGATGGACCCTTCAACAATGGACAGAGTAGAAGAACCTTTCATCAAGGCTTCTATCATTACAAAATCCGATTTCGTAGGAGCGGTAATGACTTTGTGTATTGAAAAAAGAGGAGAAATCGTTAACCAGAGTTACCTGACGTCAGAAAGAGTTGAATTAATTTTCAACATGCCTCTTGCTGAGGTTGTATTTGACTTCTATGACAGACTGAAATCAATCTCTAAAGGATATGCTTCATTCGATTATCACCCAATCGGGTTCAGAGCTTCCAAGCTTGTAAAAATGGACATCCTGATCAATGGAGATATGGTAGATGCATTATCTTCACTGATTCACGATTCTAATGCCTATTACATCGGTAAAAGAATGTGTGAGAAGCTTCGTGAGCTGATTCCGAGACAACAGTTTGATATTGCTGTTCAGGCTGCATTAGGAACAAAAGTAATCGCAAGAGAAACCATTAAAGCCCTAAGAAAAGACGTTACCGCAAAATGTTACGGAGGAGATATCTCCAGAAAGCGTAAGCTATTGGAAAAGCAGAAAGAAGGAAAGAAGAAAATGAAGCAGATTGGTAGAGTAGAAGTACCGCAATCAGCATTTATGGCTGTATTAAAGCTAAATGATTAA
- a CDS encoding RNA polymerase sigma factor, with protein MKIKDAEIILLMQNPRTQDKGVRALMDAYQSRLYWHIRRIIVDGDLAQDTLQETFIKAYQNFHQFKNDSQLYTWLYRIATNEALQQVNKMKKMQKTDEDPEYHMQNLVADNTEGDAEEIQILLQNAIQSLPEKQKLVFMMRYYDDLPYEEISKIVDMSVGTLKTNYHYAKQKIEEYIKENYER; from the coding sequence ATGAAGATTAAGGACGCGGAGATTATTTTGTTGATGCAGAATCCACGAACCCAGGATAAAGGTGTTCGTGCCTTGATGGATGCCTATCAAAGCAGATTATACTGGCACATAAGAAGAATTATTGTGGACGGAGATCTTGCACAGGATACGTTGCAGGAAACTTTTATTAAAGCCTATCAGAATTTTCATCAGTTCAAGAATGATAGCCAGTTGTATACCTGGTTGTACAGAATCGCTACCAACGAAGCGCTACAGCAGGTAAACAAAATGAAGAAAATGCAGAAAACTGATGAAGATCCGGAGTATCATATGCAGAATCTGGTTGCAGATAATACGGAAGGAGATGCCGAAGAGATACAGATCTTACTGCAGAATGCTATACAGAGCCTGCCCGAAAAGCAGAAACTGGTATTTATGATGAGGTATTATGATGATTTGCCCTATGAAGAGATATCAAAAATTGTAGATATGTCCGTAGGAACACTGAAAACCAATTATCATTATGCCAAACAGAAAATAGAAGAGTATATTAAAGAAAATTACGAAAGATAA
- a CDS encoding Rossmann-like and DUF2520 domain-containing protein, whose product MQIVIIGSGNVAYHMAKAFSLKSIPLAQIFGRNEKELNKISEELHIPYSTTHLEEADLYIVCVSDNSVEEVSKIIKKKDSLVAHTSGSLPKEALSGEYRKSSFYPLQTFSKSKDLEYGKIPFFVEAENQEDQKILFDLASQISEKVMESSHEQRKYIHLTAVFACNFVNHLFSRAKEISDSQEIPFDYFLPLIDETVKKIHEIEPKLAQTGPAVRNDVRILQLHEQLLTDESLEIYKTMNHSIQKMYEL is encoded by the coding sequence ATGCAAATTGTAATCATTGGTTCCGGAAATGTTGCCTATCACATGGCAAAAGCTTTCAGTTTGAAAAGTATTCCCCTGGCCCAGATTTTTGGCAGGAACGAAAAAGAATTAAATAAAATTTCTGAAGAATTGCACATTCCTTATTCCACAACGCACCTGGAAGAGGCAGATCTTTATATCGTCTGTGTGAGCGATAATTCTGTAGAAGAAGTTTCGAAAATCATTAAGAAAAAGGACAGCCTGGTGGCCCATACATCCGGATCTCTTCCCAAAGAAGCCCTTTCCGGTGAGTACAGGAAGTCCAGCTTTTATCCTTTACAGACTTTTTCAAAATCCAAAGATCTGGAATACGGGAAAATACCGTTTTTTGTGGAAGCAGAAAATCAGGAGGATCAGAAAATCTTATTTGATCTTGCGTCCCAGATTTCAGAAAAGGTAATGGAAAGCAGCCATGAACAGAGAAAATATATTCATCTGACTGCTGTTTTTGCCTGTAATTTTGTGAATCATCTTTTTTCAAGGGCTAAAGAAATTTCGGATTCTCAGGAAATTCCGTTTGATTATTTTTTACCCCTGATTGATGAAACGGTGAAAAAAATTCATGAAATAGAGCCTAAACTGGCGCAAACCGGACCTGCTGTACGAAATGATGTAAGAATTTTGCAGCTGCACGAACAGCTATTAACAGACGAAAGTCTTGAAATTTATAAGACAATGAATCATTCTATTCAGAAAATGTATGAGTTATAA
- a CDS encoding KdsC family phosphatase produces the protein MSYKEKLKDIKAFVFDVDGVFTDGSVYLLPGGNMCRVMNVLDGYAVVKALKNNYLIGVITGGNDEMVKHRINYLGIQDYYPKSHNKIEDFEDFKKKYNLKNEEILTMGDDLPDIHIMESSAIAACPENAVPEVKGISDYISPKKGGSGAVRDVIEQVMKVQGKWHDDNTQSV, from the coding sequence ATGAGTTATAAAGAGAAATTAAAAGATATTAAGGCATTTGTATTTGATGTAGACGGAGTTTTTACAGACGGAAGTGTCTATCTTCTTCCGGGAGGAAATATGTGCAGGGTAATGAATGTTCTGGACGGCTATGCGGTAGTGAAAGCATTAAAAAATAATTATTTGATTGGTGTCATTACAGGAGGAAATGATGAAATGGTAAAACACAGAATCAATTACCTTGGAATTCAGGATTATTATCCGAAATCTCATAATAAAATTGAAGATTTTGAGGACTTTAAGAAGAAATATAACCTTAAGAATGAAGAGATCCTGACTATGGGAGATGACCTTCCGGACATTCATATCATGGAAAGTTCTGCCATTGCAGCCTGTCCTGAAAATGCGGTTCCTGAAGTAAAAGGAATTTCTGATTATATTTCCCCGAAAAAAGGAGGATCAGGTGCTGTACGTGATGTTATTGAACAGGTGATGAAAGTTCAGGGGAAATGGCATGATGATAATACCCAATCTGTATAA
- a CDS encoding Maf family protein yields the protein MKLLLASQSPRRKELLSSLGFEFEVVKIDCEEIIPEHITIEDAAAYLSDLKADAFRSLEADEVLLTADTVVAVDDQILGKPKNEEDAFNMLRSLSGRTHQVYTGITIKTAHQVFTETDVADVTLDELSDEEINYYIQNYKPFDKAGSYGIQEWLGMAKITNMKGSFYTIMGLPTHLVYKILKEISVM from the coding sequence ATGAAATTACTCTTAGCCTCCCAATCGCCAAGAAGAAAAGAACTTCTTTCCAGCTTGGGTTTTGAATTTGAAGTGGTAAAAATAGACTGTGAGGAAATTATTCCGGAACACATTACAATAGAAGATGCCGCCGCGTACCTTTCTGATTTAAAAGCAGATGCTTTCAGAAGCCTGGAGGCAGATGAAGTTCTTTTAACGGCAGATACGGTAGTAGCTGTTGATGATCAGATTCTTGGAAAACCTAAAAATGAAGAGGATGCATTCAACATGCTTAGAAGTCTTTCGGGAAGAACTCATCAGGTCTATACGGGAATTACCATTAAAACTGCCCATCAGGTTTTTACCGAAACGGATGTAGCGGATGTTACTCTGGACGAACTTTCTGATGAGGAAATAAACTATTACATTCAAAACTATAAGCCTTTTGATAAAGCGGGAAGCTATGGTATCCAGGAATGGCTGGGAATGGCAAAAATTACCAATATGAAAGGCAGCTTTTATACCATTATGGGCCTTCCAACCCATCTTGTTTACAAAATATTGAAAGAAATCTCCGTGATGTAA